The Streptomyces capitiformicae genome contains the following window.
CCCCCGGCCGAGCCGCACGTCGGCGACGAGGCCGAGACGCCGCGCGAAGAACCGCGCAGAACGATCGAGGAGGTGGACCTCCCGGACGCCACGGCGACGGCACCCGTCGCCGTCGAGGAGCCCCCGGCCGCCCCCGCGATCGAGATCCCCGAACCGACCGCCGGCCGTCTCGTACGGCTGCGCGCCCGGCTCTCCCGCTCGCAGAACGCGCTCGGCAAGGGGCTGCTCACGCTCCTCGCGCGCGAGCACCTCGACGACGACACCTGGGAGGAGATCGAGGACACCCTCCTCACCGCCGACGTCGGCGTCCAGCCCACCCAGGAGCTGGTCGAACAGCTGCGCGCGCGGGTGAAGGTGCTCGGCACCCGTACCCCGGCGGAGCTGCGCGGGCTGCTGCGCGAGGAGCTGCTCAAGATCCTCGTCCCCGAGTTCGACCGCGCGGTCAAGACCGACTCGCCGCTCGACACCCCGGGCATCGTGATGGTCGTCGGCGTCAACGGCACCGGCAAGACCACCACCACCGGCAAGCTCGCCCGTGTCCTCGTCGCCGACGGCAAGAACGTCGTGCTCGGAGCCGCCGACACCTTCCGGGCCGCCGCCGCCGACCAGCTGCAGACCTGGGGCGAGCGGGTCGGCGCCCGTACGGTGCGCGGTCCCGAGGGCGGCGACCCGGCGTCCATCGCCTTCGACGCGGTCAAGGAGGGCATCGAGGAGGGCGCCGACGTCGTCCTCATCGACACCGCCGGCCGGCTGCACACCAAGACCGGCCTCATGGACGAGCTCGGCAAGGTCAAGCGTGTGGTGGAGAAGCATGCGCCGCTGGACGAGATCCTGCTCGTCCTCGACGCCACCACCGGTCAGAACGGGCTCGTGCAGGCCCGCGTCTTCGCCGAGGTCGTGGACATCACCGGCATCGTGCTGACCAAGCTGGACGGCACCGCCAAGGGTGGCATCGTCATCGCCGTACAGCGTGAGCTGGGCGTGCCCGTCAAGCTCGTCGGCCTCGGAGAGGGCGCCGACGACCTGGCACCGTTCGAGCCGGAGGCGTTCGTTGACGCCCTTATCGGAGAGTAGTCACCTCCGAAATTTCGGCGGTGACCAAAGAAGCGCCCGCCCCCAACGTGTGGGGGACGGGCGCTTCGCTGTGTCCGTACGTGTGCGGGGCTTTCAGACACCGCCTAAGCACGCGACCGGTGCGCCACGTACGCCAGCGTTCCGAGCAGTAGCCGCGGGGCCGGCGGCTTCGTCGCCGAGTCGAGGGCCGGGGAGCGGAGCCAGCGGGCCGGGCCGAGGCCGGCGCGGTCGGAGGGCGGGGCGGTGACGTGGGTGCCGGGGCCGAGGCCCCGCAGGTCCAGGGCGGAGGGGTCGTCCCAGCCCATGCGGTAGAGCAGCTCGGGCAGCTCGGCCGCCGCGCCCGGGGCGACGAGGAAGTGCGCGCGACCCTCGGGGGCGGCGATCACCGGGCCGAGCGGGAGGCCCATGCGCTCCAGCCGGACCAGGGCGTGCCGCCCGGCGGGCTCGGCAACCTCGATCACGTCGAAGGAACGGCCGACCGGCAGCATGATCGAGGCGCCGGGGAACTGGGCCCAGGCCTCGCTCACCTCGTCGAGCGTGGCCCCGGCGCGGACCGGGGGAGCGAAGTCGAGGGGATGTGCGCCAGGCGCGGCGCAGTGCGCCTTGCCGCATGAGCACGCGCCCGAAGCCGTCCGTGCGCCGGGGACGACGTCCCATCCCCAGAGGCCGGTGAACTCGGCCACGGCCGTGCACTCCGAGGTACGGCCACGCCGCCGCGTACCCGAACGCATCTCCCGGATACGCATCTCCCGAATACCGCCGATCGTGAAGCCCATGCCCCCTCCAACGGGTCCAGCGCGCCGGTGGTTACGCGACGGAGGCGGAATGTGACGCTGTGTTGCCACCCGAATGGCGCAGCGCAGCACACCCGGTGGTGCGGTCCGTGACGCGCGCCCCTGAGTGCGTCACTCCGCCCACTCCCGGCCGTCATGTGTCAAGTGAATCGCGTACTGACGTCCGTGAGTTCATCCGAAGGGGTGGCGAAAGGTGGCGTTTATGGAACCGTCGTGGCTGTTCGGGTGATCGTGGGATTACTTTGAGTGCACGGGATCTGGGGACGTTCGCGCTCGTGGGTATGCCGGAGGCAAGTCGTCTTTCCGTTCGAAGGGTGGGAGCCATCGGACGTACGGCGTGGTAACCGGCATTCTGGTAGGGCTTTGCGCACACAGCGTGTAAGCGCACAGGTGGGTTTCAGGGATGGGGGCGTTCCAGTGGGCGGCAACGGCGGAAGCGGCACGAACGCTGAGAAGCGCCCGAACGAACTGTTGGGCTCGTGGTTCGTCCGCAGCGGCTGGTCCAAGGGCGAGCTCGCCCGGCAGGTGAACCGCCGGGCCCGCCAGCTCGGGGCCAACCACATCTCCACCGACACCTCCCGTGTGCGCCGCTGGCTCGACGGGGAGAACCCACGCGAGCCGATCCCCCGGATCCTGTCCGAGTTGTTCTCCGAGCGGTTCGGTTGTGTGGTCGCCGTGGAGGACCTGGGGCTGCGCGCCGCTCACCAGTCACCGTCGGTGTCCGGCGTCGACCTGCCCTGGACGGGCCCGCAGACCGTGGCGCTGATCAGCGAGTTCTCGCGCAGCGACCTGATGCTGGCGCGGCGCGGCTTCCTCGGGAGCTCGCTGGCCCTGTCCGCGGGCCCGGCCCTCATCGAGCCGATGCAGCGCTGGCTCGTCCCCTCGCCCCTCGTCCCGCGTGCGGAACCGGAGCCGCCCGCCGCCGTCCGCCGTGGCGGACGCCTCTCCCAGCCGGAGCTGGAGCTCCTGGAGTCCACCACGGCGATGTTCCGGCAGTGGGACGCCCAGTGCGGCGGCGGTCTGCGCCGCAAGGCGGTCGTCGGCCAGCTGCACGAGGTGACCGACCTCCTCCAGGAACCCCAGCCCGAGGCCACCACCAGGCGCCTGTTCAAGGTCGCGGCGGAACTCGCCGAGCTGGCCGGCTGGATGTCGTACGACATCGGCCTCCAGCCCACCGCCCAGAAATACTTCGTCCTCGCCCTGCACGCCGCCAAGGAGGCGGGCGACAAGCCTCTCGGCTCGTACGTCCTCTCCAGCATGAGCCGGCAGATGATCCACCTCGGCCGGCCCGACGACGCGCTCGAACTGATCCACCTCGCCCAGTACGGCAGCCGCGACTGCGCGAGCCCGCGCACCCAGTCGATGCTGTATGCGATGGAGGCCCGCGCCTACGCGAACATGGGCCAGCCCGGAAAGTGCAAACGGGCGGTCCGGATGGCCGAGGACACCTTCACCGACGCCGAGGAATGGGACGACCCGGATCCCGACTGGATCCGATTCTTCAACGAGGCCGAACTGCACGGCGAGAACTCCCACTCCTACCGCGATCTCGCCTATGTCGCCGGCCGCAGCCCCACCTACGCCTCCCTGGCCGAGCCTGTGATGCGCCGCGCCGTCGAGCTCTTCTCCACGGACACCGAACACCAGCGGTCGTACGCGCTGAACCTCATCGGCATGGCCACGGTGCATCTGCTCCAGCGGGAGCCCGAGCAGGGCGTGACCATGGCGCAGCGGGCCATGGAGGTCGCCAAGAAGGTGCGCTCCGAGCGCGTCAACACCCGTATCCGCAAGACCGTCGACACGGCCGTACGCGATTTCGGCGATCTCGCCGAGGTCGTCGACCTCACCGACAAGCTCGCCGCACACCTCCCCGAAACCGCCGAAGCGGTCTGACCCCCGGCCCGCCGATACCCCGCGGGCCCGCTCGACCCCGACCGCGGTCGGCCATCCCTAACTGCCCGACTCGGCTCCCCCATGCCAGGTCAACGGATGGCCCGCCGCGGTCGGCTCATTTGGCGGCCTTCACCGAGAGTTCCATCGGATACGAAACCGTTATCGGCCACCGGGCCCGCAGGGGCGGGGCCCCAGGTATGGCGAATCCTCCGTGACCTACGTTTCACCTGTCTGTAACACGACGCGGGCGTTCGTCACGTCCGGGAAACAATTCCAATCTCCCGGTGAAACGGTGCTGCGCCAATCTCCTCAGCACAGTCGGCCCTCCCCGAGAGCTCCCCCAAGCTTCAGCATCCGCACGGGCCGTTCCGACCATGAGGAGATACCGGCATTGAACGGCACAGATACCGGATTCGTATTGATCAGCGCGGCGCTCGTCATGGTGATGACGCCGGGCCTGGCGCTCTTCTACGGCGGCATGGTCCGGGCGAAGAGCGTGCTGAACATGCTGATGATGTCCTTCATCTCGCTGGGCATCGTCAGCATCCTGTGGGTGCTGTACGGATACTCCCTCGCGTTCAGTGGTGACGCGGGCGGGTTCATCGGCAACCTGGACGCGATCGGCCTCAAGGGCATCGACATCGCGAGCACGGTCGACAGCTTCGTCACCGGCGCGGACGAAAAGCCGCACCAGATCGCCGCGTTCGCGTTCATCCTCTTCCAGATGCTGTTCGCGGTCATCACCCCGGCCCTGATGAGCGGCGCGCTCGCCGACCGCGTGAAGTTCGGCGCCTGGATGATCTTCGTCGCCCTCTGGGTCACGATCGTCTACTTCCCGGTCGCCCACTGGGTCTGGGCCCCGGGCGGCTGGCTCTTCGAGATGGGTGTCATCGACTTCGCCGGTGGTACCGCGGTCCACATCAACGCCGGTATCGGCGCGCTCGCCGCGGTCCTCGTCGTGGGCAAGCGGATCGGCTTCAAGAAGGACCCGATGCGGCCGCACAGCCTGCCGCTGGTCATGATCGGCACCGCCCTGCTGTGGTTCGGCTGGTTCGGCTTCAACGCCGGTTCCTGGCTCGGTGTCGACGGCACGACCGCCCGGATGGCGATCAACACGCAGATCGCGACCGCCGCGGCCATCATCGGCTGGCTGATCTACGAGCGCATCCGCCACGGCGCGTTCACCACCCTCGGTGCCTGCTCCGGCGCCGTCGCCGGCCTCGTCGCCATCACCCCGTCCGGCGGTCACGTCAACGCCTTCGGCGCCATCCTGATCGGTGTCGTCGCCGGTGCGGTCTGCTCCTGGGCCGTCAGCCTCAAGTACAAGCTCGGCTACGACGACTCCCTCGACGTCGTCGGCGTCCACCTGGTCGGCGGTGTCCTCGGCACCCTGATGGTCGGCTTCCTCGCCACCGGTGTGGGCGGCCTCGACCAGTTCGGCAAGCAGGCCACGGGTGCCTTCTCCGTCATGGGCTACACCTTCGTGGTGACCTGGATCATCGCCTTCGCCATCCAGAAGACGATCGGCTTCCGCGCCTCCGAGGAGGACGAGGTCTCCGGTGTCGACCAGGCCCAGCACGCCGAGACCGCTTACGACTTCACCTCGGCGACCCAGTCGCACATCTCCTCCACGACGAGCAGCGTCGCTGCCACTGAGAGCAAGAAGGTCGAGGCATGAAGCTGATCACCGCGGTCGTCAAGCCGCACCGGCTCGACGAGATCAAGGAAGCACTGCAGGCCTTCGGGGTGCACGGTCTTACGGTCACCGAGGCCAGTGGGTACGGTCGGCAGCGCGGGCACACCGAGGTGTACCGCGGCGCCGAGTACACGGTGGACCTGGTCCCCAAGATCCGTATCGAGGTGCTGGCCGAGGACGACGACGCCGAGCAGCTGATCGACGTCATCGTCAAGGCCGCCCGCACCGGCAAGATCGGTGACGGCAAGGTCTGGTCGATCCCGGTCGAGACGGCCGTACGGGTCCGGACCGGTGAGCGCGGCCCGGACGCGCTCTGACCGAACAGAAGAACAGGAGTCGCTGGGTGACGAGTACGGACGCACGTACACAAGCAGAGGACTCGGGACCCAGCGGCTACGCGGCGGCCCGGCTGCACCTCCTCCAGGAGGGGGCGCAGTCCGGGCCGCCGCGCCGTGCCGCCCTCGCCGAGCTCACGGACGACTGGCTCGCGGGCCTCTTCGGCGCCGGGGCCTCGGAGCTGCGCGGGGTCTCGCTGGTCGCCGTCGGGGGGTACGGGCGCGGTGAGCTGTCGCCGCGCAGCGATCTCGATCTGCTGCTCCTGCACGACGGGACCGACGAGGAGGCCGTGGCCGCCCTCGCCGACCGCATCTGGTACCCCATCTGGGACCTGGGGCTCGCCCTCGACCACTCCGTCCGCACCCCCGCAGAGGCCCGCAAGACCGCGAGCGAGGACCTCAAGGCACACCTGGGGCTGCTGGACGCCAGGCACCTCGCCGGAGACCTGGGACTGACCGCCGGACTGCGCACCGCCGTCCTCGCCGACTGGCGCAACCAGGCACCCAAGCGACTCCCGGAACTCCAGGAGCTGTGCGCCGAGCGGGCCGAGCGGCAGGGAGAGCTGCAGTACCTCCTTGAGCCCGACCTGAAGGAGGCCCGGGGCGGGCTGCGCGACGCCACCGCTCTGCGGGCCGTCGCCGCCTCCTGGCTCGCCGACGCCCCGCGCGAGGGGCTCGCCGACGCCCGCCGCCGACTCCTCGACGTACGCGACGCCCTTCACCTCGCCACCGGGCGCGCGACCGACCGGCTCGCGCTCCAGGAACAGGACCAGGTCGCCGCCGAGCTCGGTCTGCTGGACGCCGACACACTGCTTCGCCAGGTGTACGAGGCCGCGCGGGTCATCTCGTACGCCAGTGACGTCACCTGGCGTGAAGTGGGGCGCGTACTGCGATCGCGCGCCGTGCGGCCCAGGCTGCGCGCCATGCTGGGCGGAGGCAAGCCGACCGCGGAGCGCTCGCCGCTGGCCGAGGGCGTGGTGGAGCAGGACGGGGAGGCCGTACTCGCGCGCGCCGCCCGGCCCGAGCGGGACCCGGTGCTGCCGCTGCGCGCCGCCGCCGCTGCCGCCCAGGCCGGACTCCCGCTGTCCCTGCACGCCGTACGCCGCCTCGCGGCCGTCGCCCGGCCACTGCCGACGCCCTGGCCCGCCGAGGCCCGCGAACAGCTCGTCACCCTGTTGGGTTCCGGGCGGCCGACCGTGGACGTCTGGGAGGCCCTGGAGGCCGAGGGGCTCATCACCCGGCTGCTGCCCGACTGGGAGCGGGTCCGCTGCCGTCCGCAGCGCAACGCGGTGCACATCTGGACCGTCGACCGGCACCTCATCGAGACCGCCGTCCGGGCCTCCGAGCTGACCCGCCGGGTCCACCGGCCCGACCTGCTCCTCGTCGCCGCGCTGCTGCACGACATCGGCAAGGGCTGGCCCGGCGACCACTCCGTGGCGGGCGAGATCATCGCCAAGGACGTGGCGGCCAGGATCGGCTTCGACCGCGAGGACGTGGCGGTGATCGCCACGCTCGTACGGCACCATCTGCTGCTCGTCGACACGGCCACGCGCCGCGATCTGGAGGACCCGGCCACCGTCCGGTCCGTGGCGGAGGCCGTCGGGTCGCCGGGGACGCTGGAGCTGCTGCACGCGCTCACCGAGTCGGACGCGCTGGCCACCGGGCCCGCCGCCTGGTCGGCGTGGCGTGCCTCCCTCGTGGCCGACCTGGTCAAGCGGGTCGCCGCGGTGTTCGCCGGGGACATCCCCGAAGAGCCCGAGCCCGCCGCGCCCACCGCCGAGGAGGAGCGGCTCGCCATCGAGGCGTTCCGCACCGGCGGGCCGGTGCTGGCGCTGCGCGCGCAGACGGAGGCGGCCGCCGACGAGAAGGACGAGAAGGCCGACCCGGAGCCGCTCGGCGTGGAGCTCCTCATCGCCGTACCCGACCAGGCCGGTGTTCTGCCCGCGGTCGCCGGCGTCCTCGCCATGCACCGGCTCACCGTGCGCACGGCGGAGCTGAGCGCGCTCGACCTGCCGGACGGCGTCGAGGGCTCCGTACTGCTGCTGAACTGGCGCGTGGCCGCCGAGTACGGCTCCCTGCCCCAGGCTGCCCGGCTCCGCGCCGACCTCGTACGGGCGCTGGACGGCTCGCTGGACATCGCCGGACGGCTCGCGGAGCGCGACGCCGCCTACCCCCGGCGCCGGGGCGTGGTCGCGCCCCCGCCGCGCGTCACGGTGGCCGCGGCCGCCTCCCGGCACGCCACGGTCATCGAGGTGCGCGCCCAGGACGCCCCCGGTCTGCTGCACCGCATCGGACGGGCCCTGGAGGACGCGAGCGTACGGGTGCGCAGCGCGCATGTGAGCACGCTGGGCGCGAACGCGGTGGACGCCTTCTACGTCACCGGACCGAAGGGGACGCCCCTGCCGAGCGACGAGGCGGCGGCCGTGGCACGCAAGCTGGAGGAGACGCTGCGCGGCTGAGCACGGCGGATACGGGGACGACGGGTACGGGGCCTTGTCGGTGCCGTACCCGTGGGCTGCGTCTCTGTTGTCCACAGAGGTGGAGACCCAACCACATCCAGACAGATACCCTGGAGGGCAATCCAGACTGCCCCCGACTCCGAGGACCGACACCGCCGTGTTCGATACGCTCTCCGATCGCCTCTCAGCGACTTTCAAGAACCTGCGCGGCAAGGGGCGCCTCAGCGAGGCGGACATCGACGCCACGGCTCGTGAAATCCGCATCGCGCTCCTCGAAGCGGATGTGGCCCTCCCGGTCGTCCGGGGCTTCATCAAGAACGTCAAGGAGCGGGCCCTCGGCGCCGAGGTCTCCAAGGCGCTGAACCCCGCCCAGCAGGTCCTCAAGATCGTCAACGAGGAGCTCGTCACCATCCTCGGTGGCGAGACCCGTCGCCTCCGCTTCGCCAAGCAGCCGCCCACGGTCATCATGCTCGCGGGTCTGCAGGGTGCCGGTAAGACGACCCTCGCGGGCAAGCTCGGCAAGTGGCTGAAGGAGCAGGGCCACTCGCCGCTGCTCGTCGCCTGTGACCTCCAGCGTCCGAACGCGGTCAACCAGCTGAGCGTCGTCGCCGAGCGCGCGGGCGTCGCGGTCTACGCCCCCGAGCCGGGCAATGGCGTCGGCGACCCGGTCAAGGTTGCCAAGGACTCCATCGAGTTCGCGAAGTCGAAGGTCCACGACATCGTGGTGGTCGACACCGCGGGCCGCCTGGGCATCGACCAGGAGATGATGCAGCAGGCCGCCGACATCCGCGACGCGGTCGGCCCCGACGAGATCCTCTTCGTCGTCGACGCGATGATCGGTCAGGACGCGGTCAACACCGCCGAGGCCTTCCGTGACGGCGTCGGCTTCGACGGCGTCGTGCTGTCCAAACTCGACGGTGACGCCCGCGGTGGTGCGGCCCTGTCGATCCGGCAGATCACCGGCAAGCCGATCATGTTCGCGTCGAACGGCGAGAAGCTCGACGACTTCGACGCGTTCCACCCGGACCGGATGGCCTCCCGCATCCTCGACATGGGTGACCTGCTCACCCTGATCGAGCAGGCGGAGAAGACCTTCAGCCAGGAAGAGGCCCAGAAGATGGCCTCCAAGCTGGCGTCCAAGAAGGGGCAGGACTTCACGCTCGACGACTTCCTGGCCCAGATGGAGCAGGTCAGGAAGATGGGCAGCATCAGCAAGCTGCTCGGCATGCTGCCCGGCATGGGACAGATCAAGGACCAGATCAACAACCTCGACGAGCGGGACGTCGACCGCACCGCCGCGATCATCAAGTCGATGACGCCGGGCGAGCGCCAGGACCCGACGATCATCAACGGCTCGCGCCGCGCCCGTATCGCCAAGGGTTCCGGTGTCGAGGTCAGCGCGGTGAAGAACCTCGTGGAGCGGTTCTTCGAGGCCCGCAAGATGATGTCCCGCATGGCCCAGGGCGGCGGCATGCCCGGGATGCCCGGGATGCCCGGCATGGGCGGCGGCCCCGGCCGTACGAAGAAGCAGCCGAAGAAGGCCAAGGGCAAGCAGCGCTCCGGCAACCCGATGAAGCGCAAGCAGCAGGAGCAGGAGGAGGCCGCCCGCCGGGC
Protein-coding sequences here:
- the ftsY gene encoding signal recognition particle-docking protein FtsY, with amino-acid sequence MEILILALVIAVVVLGVLGGLVVGSRRKKPLPPAPPTTPDITAPPAEPHVGDEAETPREEPRRTIEEVDLPDATATAPVAVEEPPAAPAIEIPEPTAGRLVRLRARLSRSQNALGKGLLTLLAREHLDDDTWEEIEDTLLTADVGVQPTQELVEQLRARVKVLGTRTPAELRGLLREELLKILVPEFDRAVKTDSPLDTPGIVMVVGVNGTGKTTTTGKLARVLVADGKNVVLGAADTFRAAAADQLQTWGERVGARTVRGPEGGDPASIAFDAVKEGIEEGADVVLIDTAGRLHTKTGLMDELGKVKRVVEKHAPLDEILLVLDATTGQNGLVQARVFAEVVDITGIVLTKLDGTAKGGIVIAVQRELGVPVKLVGLGEGADDLAPFEPEAFVDALIGE
- a CDS encoding bifunctional DNA primase/polymerase gives rise to the protein MGFTIGGIREMRIREMRSGTRRRGRTSECTAVAEFTGLWGWDVVPGARTASGACSCGKAHCAAPGAHPLDFAPPVRAGATLDEVSEAWAQFPGASIMLPVGRSFDVIEVAEPAGRHALVRLERMGLPLGPVIAAPEGRAHFLVAPGAAAELPELLYRMGWDDPSALDLRGLGPGTHVTAPPSDRAGLGPARWLRSPALDSATKPPAPRLLLGTLAYVAHRSRA
- the nsdA gene encoding transcriptional repressor NsdA; this encodes MGGNGGSGTNAEKRPNELLGSWFVRSGWSKGELARQVNRRARQLGANHISTDTSRVRRWLDGENPREPIPRILSELFSERFGCVVAVEDLGLRAAHQSPSVSGVDLPWTGPQTVALISEFSRSDLMLARRGFLGSSLALSAGPALIEPMQRWLVPSPLVPRAEPEPPAAVRRGGRLSQPELELLESTTAMFRQWDAQCGGGLRRKAVVGQLHEVTDLLQEPQPEATTRRLFKVAAELAELAGWMSYDIGLQPTAQKYFVLALHAAKEAGDKPLGSYVLSSMSRQMIHLGRPDDALELIHLAQYGSRDCASPRTQSMLYAMEARAYANMGQPGKCKRAVRMAEDTFTDAEEWDDPDPDWIRFFNEAELHGENSHSYRDLAYVAGRSPTYASLAEPVMRRAVELFSTDTEHQRSYALNLIGMATVHLLQREPEQGVTMAQRAMEVAKKVRSERVNTRIRKTVDTAVRDFGDLAEVVDLTDKLAAHLPETAEAV
- a CDS encoding ammonium transporter, producing the protein MNGTDTGFVLISAALVMVMTPGLALFYGGMVRAKSVLNMLMMSFISLGIVSILWVLYGYSLAFSGDAGGFIGNLDAIGLKGIDIASTVDSFVTGADEKPHQIAAFAFILFQMLFAVITPALMSGALADRVKFGAWMIFVALWVTIVYFPVAHWVWAPGGWLFEMGVIDFAGGTAVHINAGIGALAAVLVVGKRIGFKKDPMRPHSLPLVMIGTALLWFGWFGFNAGSWLGVDGTTARMAINTQIATAAAIIGWLIYERIRHGAFTTLGACSGAVAGLVAITPSGGHVNAFGAILIGVVAGAVCSWAVSLKYKLGYDDSLDVVGVHLVGGVLGTLMVGFLATGVGGLDQFGKQATGAFSVMGYTFVVTWIIAFAIQKTIGFRASEEDEVSGVDQAQHAETAYDFTSATQSHISSTTSSVAATESKKVEA
- a CDS encoding P-II family nitrogen regulator, which gives rise to MKLITAVVKPHRLDEIKEALQAFGVHGLTVTEASGYGRQRGHTEVYRGAEYTVDLVPKIRIEVLAEDDDAEQLIDVIVKAARTGKIGDGKVWSIPVETAVRVRTGERGPDAL
- a CDS encoding [protein-PII] uridylyltransferase, giving the protein MTSTDARTQAEDSGPSGYAAARLHLLQEGAQSGPPRRAALAELTDDWLAGLFGAGASELRGVSLVAVGGYGRGELSPRSDLDLLLLHDGTDEEAVAALADRIWYPIWDLGLALDHSVRTPAEARKTASEDLKAHLGLLDARHLAGDLGLTAGLRTAVLADWRNQAPKRLPELQELCAERAERQGELQYLLEPDLKEARGGLRDATALRAVAASWLADAPREGLADARRRLLDVRDALHLATGRATDRLALQEQDQVAAELGLLDADTLLRQVYEAARVISYASDVTWREVGRVLRSRAVRPRLRAMLGGGKPTAERSPLAEGVVEQDGEAVLARAARPERDPVLPLRAAAAAAQAGLPLSLHAVRRLAAVARPLPTPWPAEAREQLVTLLGSGRPTVDVWEALEAEGLITRLLPDWERVRCRPQRNAVHIWTVDRHLIETAVRASELTRRVHRPDLLLVAALLHDIGKGWPGDHSVAGEIIAKDVAARIGFDREDVAVIATLVRHHLLLVDTATRRDLEDPATVRSVAEAVGSPGTLELLHALTESDALATGPAAWSAWRASLVADLVKRVAAVFAGDIPEEPEPAAPTAEEERLAIEAFRTGGPVLALRAQTEAAADEKDEKADPEPLGVELLIAVPDQAGVLPAVAGVLAMHRLTVRTAELSALDLPDGVEGSVLLLNWRVAAEYGSLPQAARLRADLVRALDGSLDIAGRLAERDAAYPRRRGVVAPPPRVTVAAAASRHATVIEVRAQDAPGLLHRIGRALEDASVRVRSAHVSTLGANAVDAFYVTGPKGTPLPSDEAAAVARKLEETLRG
- the ffh gene encoding signal recognition particle protein; the protein is MFDTLSDRLSATFKNLRGKGRLSEADIDATAREIRIALLEADVALPVVRGFIKNVKERALGAEVSKALNPAQQVLKIVNEELVTILGGETRRLRFAKQPPTVIMLAGLQGAGKTTLAGKLGKWLKEQGHSPLLVACDLQRPNAVNQLSVVAERAGVAVYAPEPGNGVGDPVKVAKDSIEFAKSKVHDIVVVDTAGRLGIDQEMMQQAADIRDAVGPDEILFVVDAMIGQDAVNTAEAFRDGVGFDGVVLSKLDGDARGGAALSIRQITGKPIMFASNGEKLDDFDAFHPDRMASRILDMGDLLTLIEQAEKTFSQEEAQKMASKLASKKGQDFTLDDFLAQMEQVRKMGSISKLLGMLPGMGQIKDQINNLDERDVDRTAAIIKSMTPGERQDPTIINGSRRARIAKGSGVEVSAVKNLVERFFEARKMMSRMAQGGGMPGMPGMPGMGGGPGRTKKQPKKAKGKQRSGNPMKRKQQEQEEAARRAAAAEGGAFGLPGQQGGQDFELPDEFKKFMG